Proteins from a genomic interval of Equus quagga isolate Etosha38 chromosome 13, UCLA_HA_Equagga_1.0, whole genome shotgun sequence:
- the KCNJ9 gene encoding G protein-activated inward rectifier potassium channel 3, translating to MAQENAAFSPGPEEPPRRRGRQRYVEKDGRCNVQQGNVRETYRYLTDLFTTLVDLQWRLSLLFFVLAYALTWLFFGAIWWLIAYGRGDLEHLEDTAWTPCVNNLNGFVAAFLFSIETETTIGYGHRVITDQCPEGIVLLLLQAILGSMVNAFMVGCMFVKISQPNKRAATLVFSSHAVVSLRDGRLCLMFRVGDLRSSHIVEASIRAKLIRSRQTLEGEFIPLHQTDLSVGFDTGDDRLFLVSPLVISHEIDAASPFWEASRRALERDDFEIVVILEGMVEATGMTCQARSSYLVDEVLWGHRFTSVLTLEDGFYEVDYASFHETFEVPTPSCSARELAEAAARLDAHLYWSIPSRLDEKVEEEGVGEGAGGGAGVDKEQNGCLPPPESESKV from the exons ATGGCGCAGGAGAACGCCGCCTTCTCGCCGGGGCCCGAGGAGCCGCCGCGCCGCCGCGGCCGCCAGCGCTACGTGGAGAAGGACGGCCGGTGCAACGTGCAGCAGGGCAACGTGCGCGAGACGTACCGCTACCTGACCGACCTCTTCACCACGCTCGTGGACCTGCAGTGGCGCCTCAGCCTGCTCTTCTTCGTGCTCGCCTACGCGCTCACCTGGCTCTTCTTCGGCGCCATCTGGTGGCTGATCGCCTACGGCCGCGGCGACCTGGAGCACCTGGAGGACACGGCGTGGACGCCGTGCGTCAACAACCTCAACGGCTTCGTGGCCGCCTTCCTCTTCTCCATCGAGACGGAGACCACCATCGGCTACGGGCACCGGGTCATCACCGACCAGTGCCCCGAGGGCAtcgtgctgctgctgctgcaggccaTCCTGGGCTCCATGGTGAACGCCTTCATGGTGGGCTGCATGTTCGTCAAGATCTCGCAGCCCAACAAGCGCGCCGCCACGCTCGTCTTCTCCTCGCACGCCGTGGTGTCGCTGCGCGACGGGCGCCTCTGCCTCATGTTCCGCGTGGGCGACCTGCGCTCCTCGCACATCGTCGAGGCCTCCATCCGCGCCAAGCTCATCCGCTCGCGCCAGACGCTCGAGGGCGAGTTCATCCCGCTGCACCAGACCGACCTCAGCGTGGGCTTCGACACCGGCGACGACCGCCTCTTCCTCGTCTCGCCGCTCGTCATCAGCCACGAGATCGACGCCGCAAGCCCCTTCTGGGAGGCGTCGCGCCGCGCCCTCGAGAGGGACGACTTCGAGATCGTCGTCATCCTCGAGGGCATGGTGGAAGCTACGG GAATGACGTGCCAAGCTCGGAGCTCCTACCTGGTGGACGAGGTGCTGTGGGGCCACCGCTTCACATCAGTGCTGACCCTGGAGGATGGCTTCTATGAGGTGGACTATGCCAGCTTCCATGAGACCTTTGAGGTGCCCACCCCCTCTTGCAGTGCCCGGGAGCTGGCTGAGGCTGCAGCCCGCCTTGATGCCCATCTCTACTGGTCCATCCCCAGCCGGCTGGATGAGAAGGTggaagaggaaggggtgggggagggggcagggggaggggctggagttgACAAAGAGCAGAATGGCTGCCTGCCACCCCCAGAGAGTGAGTCCAAAGTGTGA
- the IGSF8 gene encoding immunoglobulin superfamily member 8, translating to MGALGPPLLLLLMLGVRCCAREVLVPKGPLYRVAGTAISISCNVSGYEGPAQQDFEWFLYRPEAPEAALGIVSTRDSRFSYAVFGPRVAAGEVQVQRLQGDAVVLKIARLQAQDAGIYECYTPSTDARYLGSYSGKVELRVLPDVLQVSAYPPGPRGRQAPASPPRLMVHEGQELALGCLARTSTQKHTHLAVSFGRAVPEAPVGRATLQEVVGLRPDLAVEAGAPYAERLAAGELRLGKEGTEQYRMVVGGAQAEDAGTYHCTAAEWIQDPDGSWAQIAEKRAVLAHVDVQTLSSQLAVAVGPGERRIGPGEPLELLCNVSGALPPPGRHAAYSVGWEMAPAGAPGPGRLVAQLDTEGVGSLGPGYEGRHIAMEKVASRTYRLRLEAARPGDAGTYRCLAKAYVRGSGARLREAASARSRPLPVHVREEGVVLEAVAWLAGGTVYRGETASLLCNISVRGGPPGLRLAASWWVERPEEGELSSAPAQLVGGVGRDGVAELGVRPGGGPVSVELVGPRSHRLRLHGLGPEDEGVYHCAPSAWVQHTDYSWYQAGSARSGPVTVYPYTHALDTLLVPLLVGAGVAFLTGAIVLGTITCCFMKRLRKR from the exons ATGGGCGCCCTCGGTCctccgctgctgctgctgctaatgCTGG GAGTCAGGTGCTGTGCCCGGGAGGTGCTGGTCCCCAAGGGGCCCCTGTACCGCGTGGCTGGCACAGCCATCTCCATCTCTTGCAATGTCAGTGGCTACGAGGGCCCTGCCCAGCAGGACTTTGAGTGGTTCCTGTACAGGCCTGAGGCCCCAGAGGCTGCACTGGGCATTGTCAGCACCAGGGATTCCCGGTTCTCCTACGCTGTCTTCGGGCCCCGAGTGGCGGCTGGTGAGGTGCAGGTGCAGCGTCTGCAGGGTGATGCCGTGGTGCTCAAGATTGCTCGCCTGCAGGCCCAAGACGCTGGCATTTACGAGTGCTACACACCCTCCACTGATGCCCGCTACCTGGGCAGCTACAGCGGCAAGGTGGAACTGCGAG TTCTTCCAGATGTGCTGCAGGTGTCTGCCTACCCCCCAGGACCCCGAGGCCGCCAGGCCCCAGCTTCACCCCCTCGCCTGATGGTGCATGAGGGGCAGGAGCTGGCACTGGGCTGCCTGGCGCGGACGAGCACGCAGAAGCACACACACCTGGCGGTGTCCTTTGGGCGAGCCGTGCCCGAGGCACCAGTGGGGCGAGCGACTCTGCAGGAGGTGGTGGGACTCCGGCCCGACCTGGCCGTGGAGGCCGGAGCACCCTATGCTGAGCGGCTGGCTGCAGGGGAGCTGCGGCTGGGCAAGGAGGGGACTGAGCAGTACCGCATGGTGGTGGGGGGTGCCCAGGCAGAGGATGCGGGCACCTACCACTGCACTGCCGCCGAGTGGATTCAGGATCCTGATGGCAGCTGGGCCCAGATCGCAGAAAAGAGGGCTGTCCTGGCCCACGTGGACGTGCAGACGCTGT CCAGCCAGCTAGCAGTGGCAGTGGGGCCCGGTGAACGTCGGATCGGCCCAGGGGAGCCGTTGGAACTGCTGTGCAATGTGTCAGGAGCACTGCCCCCGCCAGGCCGTCATGCTGCGTACTCTGTGGGCTGGGAGATGGCACCTGCGGGGGCACCTGGGCCTGGCCGCCTGGTTGCCCAGCTGGACACAGAGGGTGTGGGCAGCCTGGGCCCTGGCTATGAAGGGCGGCACATAGCCATGGAGAAGGTTGCTTCCAGAACCTACCGGCTACGGCTGGAGGCTGCCAGGCCTGGTGATGCGGGCACCTACCGCTGCCTCGCCAAGGCCTACGTTCGAGGGTCTGGGGCCCGGCTTCGTGAGGCAGCCAGTGCCCGCTCCCGGCCCCTCCCTGTGCATGTGCGAGAGGAAG GTGTGGTGCTGGAGGCTGTGGCATGGCTGGCAGGAGGCACCGTCTACCGCGGGGAGACGGCTTCCCTGCTCTGCAACATCTCTGTGCGGGGTGGGCCCCCGGGGCTGCGGCTGGCAGCCAGCTGGTGGGTGGAGCGACCAGAAGAGGGGGAGCTGagctctgcccctgcccagctaGTGGGTGGCGTGGGCCGGGACggtgtggcagagctgggggtcCGGCCCGGAGGAGGCCCCGTCAGTGTGGAGCTGGTGGGGCCCCGAAGCCATCGGCTGAGACTACATGGCTTGGGGCCCGAGGACGAAGGCGTGTACCACTGTGCCCCCAGCGCCTGGGTGCAGCATACTGACTACAGCTGGTACCAGGCGGGCAGCGCCCGCTCGGGGCCTGTCACAGTCTACCCCTACACGCATG CCCTGGACACCCTGCTTGTGCCCCTGCTGGTGGGTGCAGGGGTTGCCTTCCTCACCGGTGCCATTGTCCTTGGCACTATCACCTGCTGCTTCATGAAGAGGCTGCGAAAACGGTGA